One part of the Leptolyngbya sp. FACHB-261 genome encodes these proteins:
- the alaS gene encoding alanine--tRNA ligase — protein MTNSASGPLSLSGSQIRQKFLDFYARRGHAVLPSASLVPEDPTVLLTIAGMLPFKPIFLGQQEPAVPRATTSQKCVRTNDIENVGRTARHHTFFEMLGNFSFGDYFKRQAIPWAWQLLTDPEEGFGLPPERLVVSVFKSDLPGVDSDTEAAEIWRDVVGIPEHRIQHIGASDNFWKSGDTGPCGPCSEIYYDFKPEAGDDSINLEDDSRFLEIYNLVFMELNRDSEGSLTPLKKQNIDTGLGLERLAQVLQGVANNYETDLIFPIIQTAAQIAGVDYHQGDERTKTSLKVIGDHVRSVVHMIADEIRAENVGRGYVLRRLIRRVVRHGRLLGIERVFTPEVAETAIALSETAYPQVRAKETAIKAELQREEERFLKTLERGEKLLAEILERPETQTSKQITGLDAFTLFDTYGFPVELTQEIAEEEGLSIDVAGYERELEQARERSRDAHETVDLTVQGSLDSLAASLQATEFTGYKDNSTPAAVQVLLVGGEPVQSACVGTEVQVVLDQTPFYAESGGQIGDRGYLLGDAVVVRVEDVKKDGSLFVHFGRVERGELKVGDPVTAQIDLACRRRAQAHHTATHLLQAALKQLIDANIGQAGSLVAFDRLRFDYTFNRPLTPAEIQQIEEQVNLWISETHSLQSSTMALTEAKAKGAVAMFGEKYGEQVRVIDVPGVSMELCGGTHVNNTAEIGLFKIVAETGVASGIRRIEAIAGSAVLEYLTLRDSVVRDLSDRFKVKPEEIPARITSLQEELKGAQKQLEALKSELAIARSETLLEQAQAVGDFKVLVANLGDSDPEALKTAAERLLQKLGEGAVILGSVPEADKVSLVAAFSPSVIKKGLQAGKFIGGIARLCGGGGGGRPNLAQAGGREPSKLKEALEAAWTQLSQDLS, from the coding sequence ATGACCAACTCTGCTTCTGGCCCTCTATCCCTTAGCGGTTCTCAAATCCGTCAGAAATTTTTGGATTTCTATGCCAGACGAGGACATGCGGTGTTGCCGAGTGCCTCGTTGGTGCCCGAGGATCCAACCGTTTTGCTGACCATCGCTGGCATGCTGCCCTTCAAGCCGATTTTCCTGGGACAGCAGGAACCGGCTGTGCCTCGAGCAACCACATCTCAGAAGTGTGTGCGCACGAACGACATTGAAAATGTGGGGCGAACGGCGCGGCACCACACTTTCTTTGAGATGCTCGGCAACTTCTCGTTTGGTGACTACTTTAAGCGGCAGGCCATTCCTTGGGCTTGGCAACTGCTAACAGATCCCGAGGAAGGCTTTGGCTTGCCCCCTGAGCGCTTAGTGGTCAGCGTGTTTAAGAGCGACTTGCCCGGAGTTGACAGCGACACCGAGGCCGCCGAGATCTGGCGCGATGTTGTCGGCATTCCCGAACACCGCATCCAGCACATTGGTGCTTCGGACAACTTCTGGAAATCAGGGGACACGGGGCCTTGTGGTCCTTGCTCAGAAATCTATTACGACTTCAAACCAGAAGCGGGCGACGACTCGATCAACCTTGAAGACGATAGCCGCTTCCTGGAGATCTACAACCTGGTGTTCATGGAGCTGAACCGCGATAGCGAAGGTAGCCTGACACCGCTTAAGAAGCAAAACATTGATACGGGCCTGGGCTTGGAACGGCTAGCTCAGGTGCTTCAAGGGGTTGCCAACAACTACGAAACTGATCTGATCTTCCCGATCATCCAGACGGCTGCTCAGATTGCTGGCGTAGACTACCACCAGGGCGATGAACGCACTAAGACTTCACTTAAAGTGATTGGCGACCATGTGCGGTCCGTGGTCCATATGATTGCCGATGAAATCCGAGCTGAGAATGTTGGACGAGGCTATGTGCTACGTCGTCTGATTCGTCGGGTGGTGCGCCACGGCAGGCTCCTGGGAATCGAACGGGTGTTTACGCCAGAGGTGGCGGAGACCGCGATTGCGCTTTCTGAAACTGCTTATCCGCAGGTGCGTGCTAAAGAAACAGCGATTAAGGCCGAACTTCAGCGCGAAGAAGAACGCTTCCTCAAGACTCTGGAGCGCGGCGAGAAGTTGCTGGCGGAGATTTTGGAGCGGCCCGAAACCCAAACTTCTAAGCAGATCACAGGACTGGATGCCTTTACGCTCTTTGACACCTATGGTTTTCCTGTGGAGCTAACGCAGGAGATTGCTGAAGAGGAAGGGCTCAGCATTGATGTGGCTGGCTACGAGCGAGAGTTAGAGCAGGCCCGTGAGCGCTCCCGTGATGCCCACGAAACAGTTGACCTGACTGTTCAAGGCAGCCTCGATAGTTTAGCTGCAAGCTTACAGGCGACTGAGTTTACGGGTTACAAGGACAACTCGACCCCGGCAGCCGTGCAAGTGCTCTTGGTTGGAGGTGAACCTGTGCAGTCTGCCTGTGTGGGCACTGAGGTGCAGGTGGTCCTGGACCAAACACCTTTTTATGCCGAGTCGGGGGGGCAGATCGGTGACCGTGGTTATCTTCTGGGTGACGCGGTGGTTGTGCGCGTTGAGGATGTGAAGAAAGACGGTAGTCTATTTGTGCATTTCGGGCGCGTGGAGCGGGGTGAATTGAAGGTCGGTGATCCGGTCACTGCCCAGATTGACTTGGCCTGTCGGCGGCGCGCTCAAGCCCATCACACTGCCACTCATCTATTGCAGGCAGCGCTCAAGCAACTGATTGACGCCAATATTGGGCAGGCCGGTTCGCTGGTGGCCTTTGACCGACTGCGCTTCGACTACACCTTTAATCGTCCTCTCACCCCTGCTGAAATTCAGCAAATCGAGGAGCAGGTCAACCTGTGGATCTCTGAGACCCACAGCCTGCAAAGCAGCACCATGGCTCTTACCGAGGCCAAAGCCAAAGGCGCGGTAGCGATGTTTGGTGAGAAGTACGGCGAACAGGTCCGGGTAATCGACGTGCCAGGGGTTTCGATGGAGCTGTGTGGCGGCACCCATGTCAACAACACTGCCGAGATTGGCCTATTCAAAATCGTGGCAGAAACGGGGGTCGCCTCCGGTATTCGCCGGATTGAGGCAATTGCAGGCTCAGCTGTCTTGGAATACCTGACCCTGCGCGATAGTGTGGTGCGCGATCTCAGTGACCGATTCAAAGTCAAACCTGAAGAAATCCCTGCCCGGATCACGAGTCTTCAAGAAGAACTCAAGGGTGCGCAAAAGCAACTGGAAGCGCTCAAGAGTGAGCTAGCCATCGCCCGTTCTGAGACTCTGCTGGAGCAGGCCCAAGCCGTAGGAGACTTCAAGGTGCTGGTCGCAAATTTGGGCGATAGTGACCCGGAAGCTCTAAAAACTGCTGCCGAACGTCTGCTGCAAAAGCTGGGCGAAGGCGCTGTGATCCTCGGCTCAGTCCCTGAAGCTGATAAGGTCAGCTTAGTTGCTGCCTTCAGTCCTTCTGTAATCAAAAAGGGTCTCCAAGCCGGCAAGTTTATTGGCGGTATTGCCAGGCTGTGCGGTGGTGGGGGTGGTGGGCGACCCAACTTAGCTCAAGCCGGTGGTCGCGAGCCTAGCAAGCTAAAAGAAGCGCTGGAAGCAGCCTGGACGCAGTTGTCTCAAGACCTCAGCTAA
- a CDS encoding S-layer homology domain-containing protein, with protein sequence MTNSPPPDPRSPQNQPIGFDEALAVFIALTVLGGIFFWSINQGERGSDLLGTPLISAPAPAASSAILAPTDPAISDVVPVDPTDELPPENLDTTSQLPTVLPIPAGRLPVEPRSSRYTTSEQEQSTAVVPVPVSPAPATPAVSSFSDVPTDYWARSFIDALAVRNIITGFPDGTFRPNQAVTRAEYASILERAFGTSASSPTGQGTARSFKDVPSNHWAANAIREADQTQFLKGYPNGVFQPEQEISRVQSLIALANGLGLSAGTPAATTVQVYQDASQIPNYATDKVAAATQAELVVNYPETNLLKPNQVTTRADVAAFIYQALVQQGKAERLNSNYVVRP encoded by the coding sequence ATGACGAATTCCCCTCCTCCTGATCCCCGTTCGCCTCAAAATCAGCCCATAGGATTCGATGAAGCTCTCGCCGTTTTTATTGCTCTGACTGTCTTGGGTGGCATCTTTTTCTGGTCGATCAACCAGGGCGAACGGGGTTCTGATTTACTAGGAACTCCATTGATCTCAGCACCTGCCCCAGCTGCTTCATCAGCCATTCTGGCTCCCACAGACCCAGCAATATCTGATGTTGTGCCTGTCGATCCAACTGATGAGCTGCCGCCAGAGAATCTCGATACCACATCTCAATTGCCGACCGTGCTGCCTATACCCGCAGGGCGATTGCCAGTTGAGCCGCGGTCGAGTCGGTACACCACTTCAGAGCAAGAGCAATCGACTGCAGTGGTACCCGTCCCCGTTTCACCCGCCCCAGCCACGCCTGCCGTGTCAAGCTTTTCAGATGTGCCTACAGATTATTGGGCACGTTCGTTCATTGACGCTTTGGCAGTGCGCAATATCATTACCGGTTTTCCAGATGGCACATTTCGGCCCAATCAAGCAGTTACCCGCGCTGAATATGCCTCCATTCTTGAAAGGGCTTTTGGTACTTCAGCCAGTAGCCCAACGGGTCAAGGCACAGCCAGAAGTTTCAAAGATGTTCCCAGCAATCATTGGGCAGCCAATGCCATCCGTGAGGCTGATCAAACGCAGTTCCTAAAAGGCTATCCCAATGGTGTTTTCCAGCCTGAGCAAGAGATTTCCAGAGTGCAATCTCTGATTGCTTTAGCCAATGGCCTGGGTCTATCGGCGGGCACCCCTGCGGCAACTACGGTACAGGTTTATCAAGATGCGTCCCAAATTCCAAATTACGCCACTGACAAGGTTGCTGCAGCAACTCAGGCAGAGCTAGTTGTTAACTATCCAGAGACGAATCTCCTCAAGCCTAACCAGGTGACTACTCGGGCTGATGTGGCTGCTTTCATTTACCAAGCACTAGTTCAACAGGGTAAGGCAGAAAGACTAAACTCAAACTATGTAGTCCGACCATAG
- a CDS encoding diguanylate cyclase has translation MHALILAVGNHDFTSTVLAQLCELTNCALQTADNSCEALQLIQAQQPDVVIVQGQLADGPGVELCHRIKAQPKLAWIYCLLLQTETPVIKDNALDEARVASFLEQGADVVQNQGLTARLLLAQVRVGLRIVYNHRSLMRTNDLLTSIALSDPLTELNNRRALDGDLPRQIQNARSRGLPLSLIMLDVDLFKSINDRYGHLAGDRALQLLANRLQNNLRFHDTLFRYGGEEFVIILSNTEIEEAVLVGKRLCHLVSAQPFAIDSQINLRITISIGTAYLQENDNAQGLDLLNRADQNLLRAKAQGRNRVVSCLQAATPPAPTSNVSLNS, from the coding sequence ATGCACGCCCTGATTCTTGCGGTGGGGAACCATGATTTCACTTCAACGGTGCTCGCCCAGTTGTGTGAGTTGACGAACTGTGCGCTCCAGACTGCTGACAATTCATGTGAAGCCCTGCAACTGATCCAAGCTCAACAGCCAGATGTTGTTATTGTGCAGGGGCAACTTGCAGATGGACCAGGAGTAGAACTGTGCCATCGCATTAAGGCTCAGCCTAAGCTTGCCTGGATCTATTGCCTGTTGTTACAAACTGAGACACCCGTAATTAAGGACAATGCCCTTGATGAGGCTAGAGTCGCCAGTTTTTTAGAGCAGGGAGCAGACGTGGTCCAAAACCAGGGTCTTACAGCTCGCCTCCTGCTAGCCCAGGTCCGCGTCGGCTTGCGCATCGTCTACAACCATCGCAGTTTGATGCGTACCAACGATCTACTGACCTCGATTGCTTTATCCGATCCGCTCACGGAACTGAACAACCGCCGAGCTCTAGATGGCGATTTACCCCGCCAGATCCAAAATGCGCGTAGCCGAGGCTTGCCTTTAAGCCTAATCATGCTTGATGTTGATTTGTTTAAGTCAATCAACGATCGTTACGGGCATTTGGCAGGTGATCGTGCCCTCCAATTATTAGCTAATCGTCTACAAAATAATCTGCGTTTTCATGACACGCTGTTTCGCTATGGCGGCGAGGAGTTTGTGATTATTCTGAGTAACACCGAGATAGAGGAAGCAGTGTTAGTTGGCAAGCGTCTGTGCCATCTGGTCAGTGCGCAACCGTTCGCTATCGATTCACAGATCAATCTGCGAATCACGATTAGTATTGGCACGGCTTATTTGCAAGAAAACGATAATGCCCAAGGTCTAGATTTGCTAAACCGAGCCGATCAAAATCTACTGCGGGCCAAGGCACAGGGGCGCAATCGCGTTGTCAGTTGTCTGCAAGCAGCAACTCCACCTGCGCCAACCTCTAATGTCAGCCTCAACTCTTAA